In Chitinophagales bacterium, a single genomic region encodes these proteins:
- a CDS encoding phosphoglucomutase/phosphomannomutase family protein → MLKIKFGTDGWRAIIADTYTVENVCRVAQATAEWLKSKSQKPSLVLGYDCRFGGYMFAEAVIDIMAKNNVKVHFDKNFVSTPMISLATHKLNATAGVILTASHNPPSYNGYKLKSTFGGPTIPKEIQEVEDKIPNNVVTREEFCFTELEKNGMLEIHNFEDMYYNHVVANFEMDVIRNSKFTLAYDAMYGAGQRILPRLLPNAKTLHCDYNPSFKGQAPEPIHKNLLEFSALIANDNTLDIGLANDGDADRIGLYNKEGHFIDAHHIILLLIHILHKYKKMTGKVVIAFSVSPKIKKMCKAYGIDVQVTPIGFKHIAEIMVKEDVLVGGEESGGIAVKGHIPERDGIWDGLVILEHMAKSGKSLEELINEVYEVVGEFSYNRNDLHLAEEKKQEIIQNCKNKKYTAFGKFNIEEVEDIDGFKYHLGNDRNVMIRPSGTEPVLRVYAEAETPEMVEEILSETKKVLLS, encoded by the coding sequence ATGCTAAAAATAAAATTTGGAACAGATGGCTGGAGAGCTATAATAGCCGATACATATACCGTAGAAAATGTTTGTAGAGTGGCTCAAGCTACAGCAGAGTGGCTTAAATCAAAATCTCAAAAGCCTTCATTAGTTTTAGGCTACGATTGCCGTTTTGGTGGGTATATGTTTGCCGAAGCAGTTATTGATATTATGGCTAAAAACAATGTGAAAGTTCATTTTGATAAAAACTTTGTTTCTACACCTATGATTTCTTTGGCTACCCACAAGCTAAACGCTACGGCCGGTGTTATTTTAACGGCAAGCCATAATCCGCCCAGCTATAATGGATATAAATTGAAATCAACTTTTGGCGGGCCAACAATTCCTAAAGAAATACAGGAAGTAGAAGATAAAATACCTAATAATGTCGTAACTCGGGAGGAATTTTGTTTTACAGAACTTGAAAAAAACGGTATGTTGGAAATACATAATTTTGAAGATATGTATTACAATCATGTTGTAGCAAACTTTGAAATGGACGTAATTAGAAACTCAAAATTTACCTTGGCTTACGATGCTATGTACGGTGCTGGTCAGCGTATTTTGCCACGCTTATTGCCCAATGCTAAAACATTGCACTGCGATTATAATCCAAGTTTTAAAGGGCAAGCTCCCGAGCCAATACATAAAAATTTGTTAGAATTTTCGGCACTTATTGCTAATGATAATACTTTAGATATTGGCTTGGCTAATGACGGAGATGCCGATAGAATTGGTTTGTACAACAAAGAAGGTCATTTTATAGATGCACATCATATTATTTTATTGCTTATTCATATTTTGCACAAGTATAAAAAAATGACAGGAAAAGTTGTTATTGCTTTTTCGGTATCGCCTAAAATAAAGAAAATGTGCAAGGCTTATGGTATAGATGTGCAGGTAACGCCTATTGGGTTTAAACACATAGCCGAAATAATGGTAAAAGAAGATGTGCTGGTAGGTGGAGAAGAAAGTGGTGGTATAGCTGTAAAAGGACATATTCCAGAAAGAGATGGAATATGGGACGGTTTAGTTATTTTAGAACACATGGCTAAATCGGGAAAATCTTTAGAAGAATTGATTAATGAAGTGTATGAAGTGGTGGGCGAATTTTCGTACAACAGAAATGATTTGCATTTAGCAGAAGAAAAAAAGCAGGAGATAATACAAAATTGCAAAAACAAAAAATATACTGCTTTTGGAAAGTTCAATATTGAAGAAGTGGAAGATATAGACGGCTTTAAATATCATTTAGGAAATGATAGAAATGTAATGATACGTCCATCGGGCACTGAACCGGTATTAAGAGTATATGCCGAGGCAGAAACGCCAGAAATGGTAGAAGAAATACTTTCAGAAACTAAAAAAGTATTACTTTCATAG
- the dprA gene encoding DNA-protecting protein DprA — translation MLEGIGAVQAKNLISYCGGVEAVFKQKKSQLLKIPGIGPITADNILKGTCFKQAEEEIEFTEKNNIETLPYTSSKYPKRLTHCTDSPLLLYKKGSANLNYAKTISIVGTRKATKYGKDFIIQLCEDLKNNEIQIISGLALGIDGQAHKSALDNKLSTVAVLGHSLNTIYPSLHKNLAEDIVKNNGALLSEYPSFEPMHPSNFPMRNRIVAGMSDAVIVVESAVKGGAIITANIANSYNRDVFALPGRYKDKYSAGCNFLIKTNKSHLIENANDLLNIMGWQTNVKKPKQIQRQLAIDLSEDEQKVIATLKDTDGLEVDLLMVKTNINGSMLAAILLELELKGIIYSLPGNRYILS, via the coding sequence ATGCTTGAAGGCATAGGTGCTGTTCAAGCTAAAAATTTAATTTCGTACTGCGGTGGCGTAGAAGCTGTTTTTAAACAAAAGAAAAGTCAACTGCTAAAAATACCCGGCATAGGCCCTATAACTGCCGATAATATTTTAAAAGGTACTTGTTTTAAACAAGCAGAAGAAGAAATTGAGTTTACCGAAAAAAACAATATAGAGACATTGCCCTATACTTCTTCAAAATATCCTAAAAGATTAACACATTGTACAGATAGTCCTTTGCTACTTTATAAAAAAGGAAGTGCTAATTTGAATTATGCCAAAACTATTTCAATAGTAGGCACCAGAAAAGCTACCAAATACGGCAAAGATTTTATTATACAACTTTGCGAAGATTTAAAAAACAATGAGATACAAATAATTAGTGGTTTGGCTTTAGGCATAGACGGGCAGGCACATAAAAGTGCATTAGATAATAAGCTAAGCACTGTGGCTGTTTTAGGTCATTCGTTAAATACTATTTATCCTTCTTTACATAAAAATTTAGCCGAAGATATTGTTAAAAATAACGGAGCATTATTGAGCGAATATCCCTCATTTGAGCCTATGCATCCTTCTAATTTTCCTATGAGAAACAGAATAGTGGCAGGTATGAGCGATGCGGTAATAGTAGTAGAAAGTGCGGTAAAAGGCGGTGCTATTATCACGGCAAATATTGCCAACTCATACAACAGAGATGTTTTTGCTTTGCCTGGAAGATACAAGGATAAATACTCAGCTGGATGCAATTTTTTAATAAAAACTAATAAATCGCATCTAATAGAAAATGCTAATGACTTACTCAATATAATGGGCTGGCAAACAAATGTGAAAAAGCCAAAGCAAATTCAACGGCAACTTGCCATAGATTTATCAGAAGATGAGCAAAAAGTGATAGCCACGCTTAAAGATACGGATGGCTTAGAAGTAGATTTACTTATGGTAAAAACAAACATAAATGGTAGTATGTTAGCAGCAATTTTATTGGAATTAGAATTAAAAGGAATTATTTACTCACTTCCCGGAAACCGATATATTTTAAGTTAA
- a CDS encoding Na/Pi cotransporter family protein produces the protein MAVVYQILQILGSLGVFLYGMKLMSEGIQNAAGDKLRNILKGMTKNRYLGIFTGFLITALIQSSSATTVMVVSFVNAGLLTLTESIGVIMGANIGTTVTLWIIAVLGKFNITAVAIALIGISFPFLFSKKEKTKHFAEFLLGFGILFIGLDFLKNSVPDINSNPEILSFVKSFTSLSFPYASILLFVLLGTIMTLIVQSSSAASAITLTLLIQGWIPFELACAMVLGENIGTTVTANIAAAIANVHAKRAARFHFLFNIIGVVWMLIIFKPYTHFIASFLNSDFFQSLANFAGKDNYSIGMAIFHTTFNLINVIILMWFINILAKMVIKMVPTVKDEDEEFHLTYIGSGIMAMPTLSVANAKNELNNFGKLIEKMSGNVYSLFYEKQKDDFKLIEKIKKREELTDKLDEELSQFLSKVAEEELNIETAKEIRQILTISNELERIGDIMYELCKNYERLKRESVQLPDNAKDELKDLVLLTNKAISLMHKNIVSNGKDVPLNEANNLEKEINRKRKEIFTHHFERLEKSIYTPKVGVLYIDFVNRFELIGDHVINIQEAIAGENDFSQI, from the coding sequence ATGGCTGTAGTTTATCAAATATTACAAATTTTAGGCTCACTTGGCGTATTCCTCTACGGAATGAAACTAATGAGCGAAGGCATACAAAATGCTGCCGGAGATAAATTAAGAAACATACTGAAAGGAATGACTAAAAACAGATATTTAGGCATTTTTACAGGTTTTTTAATTACGGCTTTAATTCAATCTTCATCTGCTACCACCGTTATGGTAGTTAGCTTTGTTAATGCAGGTTTACTTACTTTAACCGAGTCTATAGGTGTAATAATGGGAGCTAACATAGGTACTACCGTTACGCTCTGGATTATTGCCGTATTGGGCAAGTTTAATATCACGGCTGTAGCCATCGCATTAATAGGTATTTCTTTTCCGTTTTTGTTTTCTAAAAAAGAAAAAACTAAGCATTTTGCAGAGTTTTTATTGGGTTTTGGCATATTGTTTATTGGCTTAGACTTTTTAAAAAATTCAGTGCCGGATATAAACAGCAATCCGGAAATTCTTTCTTTTGTTAAGAGTTTTACCAGTTTGTCGTTTCCTTATGCTTCTATTCTTTTGTTTGTGCTTTTGGGTACGATTATGACCTTAATAGTGCAGTCAAGTAGTGCCGCTTCAGCCATTACATTAACACTTTTAATACAAGGATGGATTCCTTTTGAATTAGCCTGTGCCATGGTTTTAGGAGAAAATATAGGAACAACTGTTACGGCAAATATTGCGGCAGCCATAGCCAATGTACACGCTAAAAGAGCCGCCCGTTTTCACTTTTTGTTTAATATAATTGGAGTAGTATGGATGCTTATAATTTTTAAGCCTTACACTCATTTTATAGCCTCATTTTTAAATTCAGATTTCTTTCAGTCGTTAGCCAATTTTGCAGGAAAAGATAATTACAGTATTGGAATGGCTATATTTCACACAACCTTTAATTTAATAAATGTTATTATTTTAATGTGGTTTATAAATATTTTAGCCAAAATGGTAATAAAAATGGTACCTACCGTAAAAGATGAAGACGAAGAATTTCATTTAACATACATAGGCTCGGGTATTATGGCTATGCCTACATTATCTGTTGCTAATGCAAAAAACGAACTGAATAATTTTGGTAAATTGATAGAAAAAATGTCGGGCAATGTCTATTCTTTGTTTTACGAAAAGCAAAAAGATGATTTTAAGCTGATAGAAAAAATTAAAAAGAGAGAAGAATTAACAGATAAATTAGACGAAGAGCTATCGCAATTTTTATCTAAAGTGGCAGAAGAAGAATTGAATATAGAAACGGCAAAAGAAATTCGCCAAATATTAACTATATCTAATGAGTTAGAACGCATAGGCGATATTATGTATGAACTATGCAAAAACTACGAAAGGTTAAAACGCGAATCTGTACAGCTACCCGACAATGCTAAAGATGAGCTAAAAGATTTGGTTTTACTTACCAATAAAGCCATTTCATTAATGCATAAAAACATAGTTAGCAATGGTAAAGATGTACCACTTAACGAAGCTAATAATTTAGAAAAAGAAATAAACAGAAAGAGAAAAGAAATTTTTACACATCATTTTGAAAGATTAGAAAAAAGCATTTATACGCCAAAAGTGGGCGTGCTTTATATTGATTTTGTAAACCGTTTTGAGCTTATAGGCGATCATGTTATAAATATTCAAGAAGCCATAGCTGGCGAAAATGATTTTAGTCAGATATAA
- a CDS encoding DUF2071 domain-containing protein: protein MKIREILNTTNHRPWKIPTDSWKFYQEWNNVIFLHYQVDLTELKKFVPKELEIDLFDGKPWISVVAFTMEKIRPKNLPSFPPISDFDEINIRTYVKSNNKTGVYFLSIEGGKSLSCKVAKGISELPYRFSEIKRTENKYQSENLEFNDKLNIEFKIGIELTKKTELDKWLTERYALFQDTDKSINEFEIHHLEWPINEINLQKLELNYPRFEKLINEKPGRIHYSKGVKVLAWGKMKNKKTVHND, encoded by the coding sequence ATGAAAATTAGAGAGATATTAAATACCACAAATCACAGACCTTGGAAAATTCCGACTGACAGTTGGAAATTTTATCAAGAGTGGAATAATGTAATATTTCTTCATTATCAAGTTGACTTGACCGAATTGAAAAAATTCGTTCCTAAAGAATTAGAAATTGACCTTTTTGACGGCAAACCTTGGATTTCAGTTGTCGCTTTTACAATGGAAAAGATTAGACCGAAAAACTTGCCTTCTTTTCCACCAATATCAGATTTTGACGAAATAAATATTCGGACTTATGTTAAGTCAAATAATAAAACAGGAGTTTATTTTTTGAGCATAGAAGGAGGGAAAAGTTTATCCTGCAAAGTAGCAAAAGGGATTTCAGAACTTCCATATAGATTTTCGGAAATTAAACGGACTGAAAACAAATATCAATCGGAAAATTTAGAATTTAATGACAAGCTCAATATTGAATTTAAAATTGGAATAGAATTGACCAAAAAAACGGAATTAGACAAATGGTTAACGGAAAGGTACGCACTTTTCCAAGATACTGACAAGTCTATTAACGAATTTGAAATACACCATTTGGAATGGCCAATCAATGAAATCAACTTGCAGAAATTGGAACTGAATTATCCGAGATTTGAAAAATTAATTAACGAAAAACCAGGTAGAATTCATTACTCAAAAGGAGTAAAAGTATTGGCTTGGGGGAAAATGAAAAACAAAAAAACTGTACACAACGACTAA
- a CDS encoding DUF2279 domain-containing protein gives MLALCCAASLLAQNQQKLKFFQPADSLNKARIIGLSTGLTLAYAGTMTGLNYIWYSDAPRSKFHFFNDAKEWKQVDKLGHMHTAYFETVFMTKMLRWSGVNNTKASIYGALAGFTFQSSIEIFDGFSDKWGASWSDIGFNALGSGLALTQNLLWQEQRIRTKYSFHKVTYADAQLDQRATDLYGSGSIERLIKDYNSLAIWVSVTPSTFMKNPHPRAKWLAISVGYMGGDMFGGFENKWEDKDGNIITRYDIPQYRRFFLSLDLDFEQLPAKKQGWKTLLTVLNILKVPMPAMEVNTKGQVIFHPMFYLNWDKPIVFKK, from the coding sequence ATGTTAGCACTTTGTTGTGCCGCATCACTATTGGCTCAAAATCAACAAAAATTAAAGTTTTTTCAGCCTGCCGATTCTTTAAATAAAGCGAGAATAATTGGGTTATCTACGGGTTTAACTTTGGCTTATGCCGGTACTATGACGGGCTTAAACTATATATGGTATAGCGATGCTCCACGTAGTAAATTTCACTTTTTTAATGATGCTAAAGAATGGAAGCAAGTAGATAAACTTGGGCACATGCACACCGCTTATTTTGAAACTGTTTTTATGACTAAAATGCTACGTTGGAGTGGCGTTAATAATACTAAAGCATCTATATACGGGGCTTTGGCAGGTTTTACGTTTCAGTCTTCTATAGAAATTTTTGATGGTTTTTCCGATAAATGGGGTGCTTCGTGGAGCGATATTGGGTTTAATGCCTTAGGAAGTGGCTTAGCACTTACGCAAAATTTGCTTTGGCAAGAGCAAAGAATACGCACTAAATATTCTTTTCATAAAGTAACTTATGCCGATGCTCAATTAGACCAGCGTGCCACAGATTTATATGGAAGTGGAAGCATAGAAAGATTAATTAAAGACTATAATAGCTTAGCTATTTGGGTATCGGTAACGCCAAGTACATTTATGAAAAATCCGCATCCGCGAGCTAAGTGGTTAGCTATATCGGTAGGTTATATGGGAGGCGATATGTTTGGCGGTTTTGAAAATAAATGGGAAGATAAAGACGGCAATATTATTACCCGATACGATATTCCTCAATACAGGAGATTCTTTTTGTCTTTAGATTTGGATTTTGAGCAGCTACCAGCCAAAAAGCAAGGTTGGAAAACACTGCTAACGGTTTTAAATATACTTAAAGTTCCTATGCCGGCAATGGAAGTAAACACAAAAGGGCAAGTTATTTTTCACCCAATGTTTTATCTAAATTGGGACAAACCAATAGTTTTTAAAAAGTAA
- a CDS encoding bile acid:sodium symporter codes for MPVSDILIAVIMILIMFSIGLAMKPKNLKAIFEERKSLLIGLFFQIVFLPVFTFLLLSFSNLPPVFKAGFFIVAICPGGTMSNFITYLLKGDIALSFLLTTVNTIIILFTVPFLTQFAVSHYMEHNLFQNIDLSMYILKVILGLLIPVFIGFIFKYSFPRVSFKIQQPLKIINSVLLALVFTLKIFGSEKSGGSGISFNEILMLLPLALIIHLGAILISYFLSLKLNIKNIKASTIGIEVGLQNTTLALLITSTILHNNDMSKPAIVFAMFTFFTTLIFGYLSLNFKR; via the coding sequence ATGCCTGTTTCTGATATTTTAATAGCTGTTATTATGATACTAATAATGTTTAGTATTGGCTTAGCTATGAAACCTAAAAACTTAAAAGCTATTTTTGAAGAAAGAAAATCTTTATTGATAGGACTTTTTTTTCAAATAGTTTTTTTGCCTGTTTTTACTTTTCTTTTGCTTTCGTTTAGTAATTTACCTCCTGTTTTTAAAGCCGGATTTTTTATTGTAGCCATTTGCCCCGGTGGTACTATGTCTAATTTTATAACTTACCTGCTTAAAGGCGATATTGCCTTATCTTTTTTGCTTACTACCGTTAATACCATTATTATTTTATTTACCGTTCCTTTTTTAACGCAGTTTGCCGTTTCGCACTATATGGAACATAATCTTTTTCAAAACATAGATTTATCTATGTACATTTTAAAAGTTATTTTAGGACTTTTAATTCCGGTGTTTATTGGTTTTATTTTTAAGTATTCTTTCCCCAGAGTTTCATTTAAAATACAGCAACCGCTAAAAATCATCAATAGCGTTTTATTAGCTTTGGTTTTTACTTTAAAAATTTTTGGTAGCGAAAAATCCGGAGGAAGTGGTATTTCTTTTAATGAAATTTTAATGCTTTTACCTTTAGCATTAATTATTCATTTGGGTGCTATTTTAATTAGTTATTTTTTAAGTTTAAAACTGAATATTAAAAACATAAAAGCAAGTACTATTGGTATAGAAGTAGGGCTACAAAACACTACTTTGGCTTTGCTGATAACCAGTACTATTTTGCACAATAACGATATGAGTAAACCGGCCATAGTATTTGCTATGTTCACTTTTTTTACTACACTAATTTTTGGCTATTTGAGCCTTAATTTTAAGAGATAA
- a CDS encoding DJ-1/PfpI family protein, producing MTNKYLILAIIVVIVLFSCQENKEKQSDYEEQVSENMTADQAQSCSPRILKRNTENGLILLSDKQLEEIEEKAKKIDENLPIIGLLMYDDVLTTELTAPMDVFTKHTEDGKKLFNVITIAETYDFIVSEEGLKMFPDYTIENAPQLDVLIVPSAYDMTLQVKNKNLVNFIQAQNSNTKYTVSNCGGATLIGESGVADGKKIVTWIGGGEDLQKNYPNLKVQNDDKVSFVEDGKFLSSNGNLASYISSLELLEKMTSVEHRKFVESYLYLDRLKNWDK from the coding sequence ATGACTAATAAATATTTAATTTTAGCAATAATAGTTGTAATTGTACTTTTTTCTTGCCAAGAGAATAAAGAAAAGCAGTCTGATTATGAAGAGCAAGTTTCAGAAAACATGACTGCTGACCAAGCACAAAGTTGTAGCCCAAGAATATTAAAAAGGAATACAGAAAATGGCTTGATATTACTTTCAGATAAGCAATTGGAAGAAATTGAGGAAAAAGCTAAAAAAATAGATGAAAACTTGCCCATAATAGGATTATTAATGTATGATGATGTTTTGACAACAGAACTAACTGCACCTATGGATGTTTTTACCAAGCACACAGAAGACGGCAAAAAACTGTTTAATGTTATAACCATTGCCGAAACTTATGATTTTATTGTTAGTGAAGAAGGCTTAAAAATGTTTCCCGATTACACCATTGAAAATGCTCCTCAGCTGGATGTTTTAATAGTTCCAAGTGCTTATGATATGACACTTCAAGTAAAAAATAAAAATTTAGTAAACTTTATTCAAGCTCAAAATAGCAACACAAAATATACGGTAAGTAATTGTGGCGGAGCTACGCTAATTGGCGAATCGGGAGTGGCTGACGGAAAGAAAATTGTAACGTGGATTGGAGGAGGAGAAGATTTACAAAAGAATTATCCAAATTTAAAAGTTCAAAATGATGATAAAGTAAGTTTTGTAGAAGATGGCAAATTTTTATCGTCAAACGGAAATTTAGCGTCCTATATTTCTTCGCTTGAGTTATTAGAAAAAATGACAAGTGTAGAACACAGAAAATTTGTAGAGTCATACTTATATCTTGATAGACTTAAAAACTGGGATAAATAA
- a CDS encoding GlsB/YeaQ/YmgE family stress response membrane protein codes for MNFILWALFGLVAGIIARFLMPGKDPMGWIMTILLGVAGSFVGGFIGQVIPFLKSTPGSNFFMAIIGAILILIVYRFVSKKM; via the coding sequence ATGAATTTTATTTTATGGGCGTTATTTGGCTTGGTAGCCGGAATTATTGCCCGATTTTTAATGCCGGGAAAAGACCCTATGGGTTGGATTATGACTATACTTTTAGGTGTAGCAGGTTCATTTGTGGGTGGCTTTATCGGACAAGTTATACCTTTTTTAAAAAGTACTCCTGGCTCTAATTTTTTTATGGCAATAATAGGAGCTATTTTAATTCTTATAGTTTACCGTTTTGTAAGTAAAAAAATGTAA
- a CDS encoding HD domain-containing protein: MKIEQLIKSLTELEKLKTVERGLNVGNRKESSAEHSWSCLLIADLVIDFVNEPLDKLKVFEYLLYHDVVEVYAGDAKFNNPEEMKLKQEKEEKALEKISSFIPNPDRFQRIMTEYENRKTRESEFAKAIDCIDSCIRNLNDENASNKDGFTESLIRTKYEPHVSKFSITQKLFETIMEKLVELEKK; this comes from the coding sequence ATGAAAATCGAACAATTAATAAAAAGTCTCACGGAATTAGAAAAACTCAAAACAGTTGAACGTGGACTCAATGTCGGTAATAGAAAAGAAAGTAGTGCTGAACATTCCTGGAGTTGCCTGCTGATTGCCGATTTAGTGATTGACTTTGTAAATGAACCTCTTGACAAACTAAAAGTATTTGAATACCTACTCTATCACGATGTGGTGGAAGTTTATGCTGGAGATGCAAAATTCAACAATCCCGAAGAAATGAAATTAAAGCAGGAGAAAGAAGAAAAAGCACTAGAAAAAATTTCTTCCTTTATACCAAATCCTGACAGATTCCAAAGAATAATGACAGAATATGAAAACCGAAAAACACGGGAATCGGAATTTGCAAAGGCAATTGATTGTATAGACTCTTGTATTCGCAATTTGAATGATGAAAATGCTTCGAATAAAGACGGATTTACGGAAAGTCTGATTCGGACAAAGTATGAACCACACGTTTCTAAATTTTCAATAACCCAAAAACTCTTTGAGACTATAATGGAAAAATTGGTTGAATTGGAAAAAAAATAA
- a CDS encoding ceramidase domain-containing protein yields MNIKFFSLKHLVYLRTIIWQFYKDKLYYVIAASFIFATAIYILNHFFYPSDFWNQFATEKHIEIWFCEFTDMKKLVRQPINTFTNLWYIVNAIFFFSKGISDSRKPYAFNLITANPFYSYVAGFAALYTFIGSTFFHSSLIEVASDIDFSAVYSVSLFPLMYYTHRFILLKLKKPTNVKHPVETTILVAIFTTIYLLLTFVIPMTYTHEIVLTFIALTVILGFILEKAEPRKTNKAYLLAVSIFITAAIIFFKMDIEKIGCVPESIIQPHSLWHICNAMAIFYFYLYIRSENYIPEKDEKLLPFREQFLD; encoded by the coding sequence ATGAACATTAAGTTTTTTTCTTTAAAACATTTAGTTTATTTAAGAACCATAATTTGGCAGTTTTATAAAGATAAACTTTACTATGTTATAGCGGCTTCTTTCATTTTTGCTACCGCCATTTATATTTTAAACCACTTTTTTTATCCTTCCGATTTTTGGAATCAATTTGCAACAGAAAAACATATTGAAATTTGGTTTTGCGAATTTACGGATATGAAAAAACTGGTGCGACAACCCATAAACACCTTTACCAACTTATGGTATATTGTTAATGCAATTTTCTTTTTTAGCAAAGGAATTTCTGATAGCAGAAAACCCTATGCCTTTAATTTAATTACAGCCAATCCTTTTTATAGCTATGTGGCAGGTTTTGCGGCTTTATATACTTTTATAGGAAGCACTTTTTTTCATAGTTCCTTAATAGAAGTGGCTTCCGATATTGATTTTTCGGCAGTATATAGTGTTTCTTTATTTCCGCTAATGTATTATACGCATAGGTTTATTTTGCTAAAACTTAAAAAACCAACTAACGTAAAACACCCTGTAGAAACAACGATATTAGTTGCTATTTTTACCACAATATATCTCCTTCTCACGTTTGTTATTCCTATGACTTATACGCATGAAATAGTGCTAACATTTATAGCATTAACGGTAATATTGGGTTTTATCTTAGAAAAAGCTGAACCCCGAAAAACTAACAAAGCTTATCTTTTGGCGGTAAGTATTTTTATAACCGCTGCTATTATTTTCTTTAAAATGGATATAGAAAAAATAGGCTGTGTACCAGAATCTATTATACAACCGCACAGTTTATGGCATATTTGTAATGCTATGGCTATTTTTTATTTTTATTTATACATACGAAGTGAAAATTATATTCCTGAAAAAGACGAAAAATTACTACCTTTCAGAGAGCAATTTTTAGATTAA